The Corynebacterium vitaeruminis DSM 20294 genome window below encodes:
- a CDS encoding nitroreductase family protein: MSLSVKEAIESRRATRKYTDQPVSDEVLDRVVGLALQAPSAFNAQRADLVVIRDQAVKDGIFAASNQKQLRDAPVVLVAVARADQPTDLEQIMGAERAGYINNFFSKADPATLRETALKDAMLVASFALVAAQSEGLATSPTTGWDESKVLEAIGLGGRNDRAVGLVIGMGYPDEFPANPGREANRRVNDRY; the protein is encoded by the coding sequence ATGTCCCTTTCCGTCAAGGAAGCCATCGAGTCCCGCCGCGCTACCCGCAAGTACACCGACCAGCCGGTGTCCGACGAGGTCCTCGACCGCGTCGTGGGGCTTGCGCTGCAGGCGCCGAGCGCGTTTAACGCCCAGCGTGCCGACCTCGTGGTGATCCGCGACCAGGCCGTCAAGGACGGCATCTTCGCCGCTTCCAACCAGAAGCAGCTGCGCGACGCGCCGGTCGTGCTTGTGGCCGTGGCCCGCGCGGATCAGCCCACCGACCTCGAGCAGATCATGGGCGCCGAGCGCGCAGGCTACATCAACAACTTCTTCTCCAAGGCCGACCCGGCCACCCTGCGCGAGACCGCGCTGAAGGACGCCATGCTGGTTGCCTCCTTCGCGCTGGTCGCCGCGCAGTCCGAGGGTCTGGCCACCTCGCCGACCACCGGCTGGGACGAGTCCAAGGTCCTCGAGGCCATCGGCCTCGGCGGCCGCAACGATCGCGCCGTCGGCCTGGTCATCGGTATGGGCTACCCGGACGAGTTCCCGGCCAACCCGGGCCGCGAGGCAAACCGCCGCGTCAACGACCGCTACTAA